Genomic window (Paenibacillus sp. 37):
GCATGGGGTGTTGCCTTTAGCTGCCCGTTATGGATTGCGATTATCGGCTGGTTACGTTTGATGGGATGGATGTATTGAGGATGATGCCGGAAGAGGTCATTTTTTATAAAGTCATATATGTAACCGTTATCATTAAAATCAATAAATAAAGCTCTGCCTTGCGTTTTCGCGCAGGACAGAGCTTTTGTTTGTTTAGACTTCATTAAGGCATTTTTACCGGTTCTGGATATTCCAGACCGTGGGTGTCTACCGTGACTTTTTTCATAACTTGATCCTTAACGGGTTTGTCACCTTCACCTATTTCCTGAGCAGCAATGTTATCCACAGTTTCTATGCCTTCCGTTACTTTACCAAAGGAAGCATAGGAATTATCCAAGTGATCGGCATCCGCGAGCATGATGAAGAACTGGGATCCGGCTGAATCCAGATTATCCCCACGCGCCATGGAGATAACTCCACGAGTATGCTTCAGGTGATTTTTGTGACCATTAGATGTAAATTCACCCTTAATCGCATATCCCGGGCCACCTCGACCATTGCCCTCTGGATCTCCACCCTGAATCATGAAACCTGGAATAACACGGTGAAAGATTGTGCCATCATAGAAACCCTGATTCGCTAGTGAAATAAAATTGTTCACCGTATTGGGTGCAATTTCGGGATATAGCTCAATGACGATCTTCTGTCCATCGGCCATTTCAATGGTAGCTATCGGATTTGGACCCGTTGGTTCAACTGGAGCTGGTGTTTCTGTAGCGCCACTCGAAGGGCGTCCACAACCACTAATGACGATAAGCAGCATCGCGAGAACCAGCGAAACTACTGTGTTTTTTTTCCACTGTAAAGACATGAAAACGTTCCTCCTTGCATCTCTGCATTATATATTTTCTCCAAATCATATTTGGATATTTACCCAACTATCATACCGTTTTTGTGGACAGGATGGCAATGTAATACATGTGTTTGTGGTAAACAAGGGATGGTCTTCGTGGAATGATGGGTGTAAAATAAGGAAAATGCTTCCGCATCGGGACGTACGGGTCTGTTCCGTCCGCTCCAATACACGGCAGTCCCGGCGTCAGTAACGGAAAGGGCGTGCGGGTATATGAACTTCTCGTGGAAGCGCAATCTGGTCATATTGTGGATTGGTGTATTTTTTTGTAGCACCGCGTATTCGATCTCGATTCCATTTCTGCCCCTGTTTCTAAGTGCTGACTTGGGGGTTCGTGATCACCTGGAGTTATGGTCAGGACTGGCATTTGGCATTACGTTTCTCGCGAGTGCACTCGTGTCTCCGTTCTGGGGATCCCTGGCTGATAAATACGGACGCAAGCCCATGCTGATCCGGTCGGGATACAGCCTTGCCGTCTTGTATTTAATCAATTATTTCGTGCAGGACCCGTATTCGCTGATTGTTGTTCGATTGTTTCAGGGTCTGCTTGCAGGGTTTGTTCCGGCAGCGATTGCTCTGGTAGGTACGAATACACCTGAAGAGAAGACTGGTTATGCCCTTGGTATTATGTCCACTGCAGGAGCCACTGGTGGTATTATTGGACCGTTAATTGGTGGCGTGGTAAGTCATTATTATGGCAACCGGAATGCATTTTTGTTTTCAGCTATTGTTGTGTTAGTATCAGCAATCATCGCAACCTTCTGGGTAAAAGAAGAGAACTTCAACCGGAACAAAGCTCGTTCCCACGTCATGGATGACATTCGTGAAGCGAGAGCGAATCGTTTGTTTATGACGGTGCTTGGCATGATGGGTATATGTACGTTCTCCGTCATGATTCTGGAGCCACTATTGACGGTATATGTGATGGAGATGGGCGTTCAGCCGGATCGTGCCTCACTCAGCTCGGGTATTATTTTCTCAGCGGTGGGGGTAGCAACCGTTATTATGGCGCCGCGGTGGGGCAAGATTGGTTCAAGGATTGGATACGGTAAAGTGTTGATTATTGGACTGGTTGGTGGGGCTGTAGGGAATCTTCTGCAGTTCTTTACAACAGGTTATATCGCATTCGGCATTTTACGATTTGTGTATGGTTTATTCTTTGCGGCTGTATTTCCGGCAATTAACGCCATGATTGTGCAGGCTACCGCATCGAGTTTCCGGGGCAGGGCCTTTAGCCTGAATCAGTCCGCTGCCCAGATCGGGACGATGGCAGGGCCGATCATTGGTGGTGTACTTGGGGGCTGGCTGCCGATACGCTGGATATTTATTATTAATGGAGTGGCATTGATCATCACTGCGATTGTAGCGAAGTGGTCAGGATTGGATCACAAACTGCCCGTGGCAAGTAAGGTTCCCGCTAAGCGATGATGCTGAATCACTAAGAGTAAGTGAACTTACAGGTAACAAAAAAGATGACGCTGTGAAATTACAGACGTCATCTTTTTTAAGTCTACTACGGATCTATATAAGTTAGTCATCCGTAGAGGGCTTACGAGAAGCCTTCTCTTTGGGAATGGCATGCTCGACCGCATCACGTTGATCCTCATCCTCAAGTGCTTCGGGGAAGGAGTCCTCAGTGAATAGTCCGAAGTCCGGGTCAATATCTCGTTCGGTCACGAGATTATCCGGTTCATGCACATGCTTTTGGCGATCTTCCTTCATCGTGTATGCACCTCCTCATTCAGGATGTCATAACAGCCGTTAATGGCGTGGTGGAATGTCGTTCTCTGGTTTGGCATCTGCACCAGCACCATTAAGCAAATCGGTACCATGCAACGCATCCGGATCGGGTGCAGCAGGATCAACCGGACTGTTCGGTTGCAGAAGATCTGCATCAGGTACAGATTCCAGCGGTGTCTCAGCCAAACGTGAATCCAATTCCGGCTCGTCCACAGCGGCTGCGGCTACGGGTGCCAGATCCGAATCTTCCGTTACAATCCGTCTGCCGGAAACTTCATCAAAGGTATCCATATCGCCTTCCGGGACTTCCGTCTCTGGGGGAATATCGCGGGACCTCTGATAACGGTCATAATAGCGGTCGCTCTCTTCGTTACTAATTGGTTTGTCAGACATGAGTAACACTTCCTTTCATTGTCGGTTGTCCAAAACTTCTTACCCCGTAGTTACCCAAAGCGCTAGTGTTGTAATCTTGCACAGGTTATTATCTCCGGGTGTTCACTACGATATGAATGCCTTAGAATTTGGGGAATACATATTTAACCAAGAAGTATAAGAATCCAAAAAAGATAATGATATATGCGGCATATTTAATAAATGTGGAAGCGACCATACTTGAATCCGATTTATGCTGAACATCCTTATGTTCCACCTCAACCGTACGATGTGGCTCATTCATTGTAATCATCTCCTTAGCGTGTTTGTTTGCTTTGAGAAACCATTACACCCGGAGCAAAGGATTGAATCGCAGCCACCGTTTTTACAGCTTTTCCTGTTTTGCCTATGTTATGATTAAGCTTGAATATGTAAGGGAGGAATTTCATGTGGACTGGTTCACACTGGGCAATATGATCACACGCATCCGTATCGGACAAAAGGCGTCCACACCCGGGTTCTCCCGTACCGTCATCCGTCGTCCGGATGGTTTGTTTTGGGTAGGCGGTATATGGTCCGGGCAAGTTGTACAGTTACGGGATTTCCTTTTTTCCGACATATGGACCATCTATGATGATGAGGAGACAGAGCAGTGGCTTGAATTTCGCAGTCAAGTTGAACAGAAAGAACGGGAAATGATAGTGAACCAGTTCGAAGACTTGCGTGATTAACCAGACAACTTTAACAATAAAATGGAAATAAGACTATAAATCGACTTAAATGTGAAATTTCATTTTATCTCAAGAAGGTGACGTGACAAACGGTGGCGAATGATAAATGAGAGAATCTAAGATAGGGAAAATTAGAACTTTGAGGTGCTGTGAATGAAAAATGTGCCCAAAGCTATCGTCATCTTATGGATGAGTGTATTGATTATTCTAGGCATGCCACATGGGATAGTCTTTGCAACTACAGGAGCGGTTCAGCAACCTGTATCCATTACAGGGTGGGAAGTAAAATGGGGGAACGTTGACGATCAAGGGTTCATCAGTGAGGTTAAGGGAGCAGACGAGATATGGGAAAAGCAAGGCAGCGATAAGTTAGAGTATAGCAATACGGATCGATCGAATTCTTTATGGACTCGCCTGACCATCCCTGAGTTGAGTGAGGAAAGTTCAGCCATTCGATTTGAGAACATTAAAGGCAATCATATTGTTGTTTATCTGGAAGACCGCAAGGTCTACGAAAACTATCATTACAATTATGATAATAATGCTGTGTTGCTGCCCTTATCCAGCGAAAATTCAGGTGACACGCTTTATGTATGGTCACAAAATGAAAAAGGCCGTCTGGGTATACAAGGTACTGTTCAGGTTGGACCTTATGCCGCGTTACAGGAGAAATATATTCATAACGGACTTATTGATGTGATTTTGGGCGCGACCTTTGTTTTCACAGCGATTACGATGCTGAGTTGTACGTTCTTCCTTGGCAAATTCCATAAGGGATTATGGATCTCGCTATGCATCGTGATGGGTTCCATCGGCACGATGATCATCACGTACTCGCAATTTTTGTATACGTTCTATCAGGTATATGGTGACTTGTATTCCGTAGTCTTTGATCTGGCGATGCTGCTGGGTATGCCAGCGCTATGTTATTTTTTTGAACAGATTATCGGGCCAGGACTGCATGGAATCTTCACCAAACTGCGAAAAATACTATTCATATATTCAGTTATCGCTGTGTTCTCTCTATTTATCTATGTTACTTCAGGTGGGCAATGGGAGATCCTATACAATCTGCTCGTGCAGCGTGTGGTTGGCATTGTGCTGGTCATTCTACTGACGATCCTGCTGGTTGGTACCATCGCCAAAGCGCTGCAACGAAATCGGGAAGCTATGCTGCTTGCGACGGGATTTGGTACATTTGCCTTGATCAGTGTGGCTGAACTGTTGTGGTATTATCAGCGGAGTGGGACGTATCATCTGTTATGGTGGAAATGGTCCATGGTTGCATTTGTGATCTCGT
Coding sequences:
- a CDS encoding peptidylprolyl isomerase, yielding MSLQWKKNTVVSLVLAMLLIVISGCGRPSSGATETPAPVEPTGPNPIATIEMADGQKIVIELYPEIAPNTVNNFISLANQGFYDGTIFHRVIPGFMIQGGDPEGNGRGGPGYAIKGEFTSNGHKNHLKHTRGVISMARGDNLDSAGSQFFIMLADADHLDNSYASFGKVTEGIETVDNIAAQEIGEGDKPVKDQVMKKVTVDTHGLEYPEPVKMP
- a CDS encoding sensor histidine kinase, coding for MSVLIILGMPHGIVFATTGAVQQPVSITGWEVKWGNVDDQGFISEVKGADEIWEKQGSDKLEYSNTDRSNSLWTRLTIPELSEESSAIRFENIKGNHIVVYLEDRKVYENYHYNYDNNAVLLPLSSENSGDTLYVWSQNEKGRLGIQGTVQVGPYAALQEKYIHNGLIDVILGATFVFTAITMLSCTFFLGKFHKGLWISLCIVMGSIGTMIITYSQFLYTFYQVYGDLYSVVFDLAMLLGMPALCYFFEQIIGPGLHGIFTKLRKILFIYSVIAVFSLFIYVTSGGQWEILYNLLVQRVVGIVLVILLTILLVGTIAKALQRNREAMLLATGFGTFALISVAELLWYYQRSGTYHLLWWKWSMVAFVISLIAILGSRFAEKHTKVLEYSKELELFNNELQRSEKMEIISELAASVAHEVRNPLQVTRGFLQLMTEQEDNKNKGYVRIALEELDRASGIITDFLTFAKPEFDHIISLNISDEFNHIEGILVPMANLEGGKITTDIPPDLYIRGNSSKFKQAFINIIKNSIEAFQGQGQIDIWAYKQDGLIKVHVRDNGEGMDEEALSRLGEPYFSNKIKGTGLGMMVTFRIVEAMQGQISFTSTKGVGTEAVVSFAEFVE
- a CDS encoding MFS transporter, which codes for MNFSWKRNLVILWIGVFFCSTAYSISIPFLPLFLSADLGVRDHLELWSGLAFGITFLASALVSPFWGSLADKYGRKPMLIRSGYSLAVLYLINYFVQDPYSLIVVRLFQGLLAGFVPAAIALVGTNTPEEKTGYALGIMSTAGATGGIIGPLIGGVVSHYYGNRNAFLFSAIVVLVSAIIATFWVKEENFNRNKARSHVMDDIREARANRLFMTVLGMMGICTFSVMILEPLLTVYVMEMGVQPDRASLSSGIIFSAVGVATVIMAPRWGKIGSRIGYGKVLIIGLVGGAVGNLLQFFTTGYIAFGILRFVYGLFFAAVFPAINAMIVQATASSFRGRAFSLNQSAAQIGTMAGPIIGGVLGGWLPIRWIFIINGVALIITAIVAKWSGLDHKLPVASKVPAKR